The region TCTTGTGTTTTTACTTGTAGGAAAAAAAGATCTTATTAATTACAATAATCAGCTGAAgtctaaattattattattatccatttttatttttactaagTCTGTTATTTAAACAGTCCAAGAGTTCTATTTACATGCAGTAAAAGTATTTGAacccagtttttttttaagttcagtGTGAACAAGAGGTACAGCtaacattttaatatattttaggaTCAGTAGTCTCAGGTTTAAATATGTATAATTTTCAATTATCGATTCTCTTAATTGCAGCCTGGTGCTGCGTTGTGATTGGTTGATTGGTTAAATCATTTGAACGCCATAAACCTGGTGCACTGCAAGGATGCCACGATTCCTGTTCGTTTTCATTCTATTCAACATCATTACGGATGTATGTTGAAACtatcttttaaaatgtataataatgatagtaattaataataaaacaccTTCTGTAAATAGGCGGAGAAACCAACATTTGAGAAAAAGGGTGTTCACAATCTCGCGATAGCGGACGGTCTCGTGTCACGTGACTTTGGCACGTTTCGCTCTGCTGCTTCGTTTCGCCCAGTGGATGCTTTGAACGGTAAAAAGGcgtttttaaattgtttatgaACCTCTGCTTGCTCATTAAATGCATGTTTAAAGTGAAAAAGCGCAGCGTCACAGTAGGCGGAAggctacaaaataaaaatatagtgCGGGTTGAATATACCAGCGGAGTCATGTCGCTTTTAGTTGCAGCTCAGCATCCCTCACCTCCATCCTTCTGTTAAATAGTTAGCTCAGGCCTAACGTGAGCTGCTTTTATTTATACTAGCCGATTTGAATTATGTATGATCCCCCTCCTCCCTGAAACATCCTGTTaactcgggggggggggggggggtcttgtttgttttcttttttattattattatttattgcaGTTTCTTCTAACTGGTTGAGGTTTGCAGTTCTGAGTCACATGTCTCTCATGTTGCAGCTTTACGCGGCTGGGTGCTGTGTGAAAGCATGGAAATGATGAAGATCGAGCAGGTGGTTGTCGGAAACGACATGAGGTCCACCTCTGCGGAGATGAAGCCTGAGCCACTGGTCGCCCCCTGTAAGATGACATTTTACATTAATGTGACTCCTCTTTCTAACCGCCACAGACACAGCAACATTATCAGCTTACATGTTTTGATGATAAGTCCACCCTTACTGAACAACTCTTCTCACTGTGACGCAGACCAGCATGAGAGTCTGCAGTGCTTCCAGTGCTTTATCACCTTCTGTAACTCCAAAGCTAAAGAGAGACACATGAGGAAGAGTCATCGGGACCAGTACAAGCAGCAACTGCAGCAGGTGGGAAAAACAGGCTAAATACGCCCAGCAGTTCATGCATGATGTGTAATGTTTTACTCTCCAGGATTATTTATTAATCTTTGAATTTGTTAcgtattaataaaaataatcattttgGTATGGAAAACAAGAAGCAGCAAGTCTGAACATAGACTGTAGATAAATGATGGAAAATGTGTTCAGGTACGAAAAGTGAAGCCTTGATCATACTGCATCCACGAGTCCACTGAGGTCCGACAGAAGTGTATTTCATCATCACACGGGGAGCATGACAATCCATGTCAATATCAGCATGCCTCCCTGTTTTTGTGATCATGTGATCGTTGTGAGATTTACCTTACAATGCAAAAACTACTGCACGTCTGCAATGGATTATAATTAAGGCTTGAAGCTAAAGCAAAAGTGCCTCAAACCTGCACTCTTTTCagtggccagcagggggagatTCTTCTGATTACAGAAAGATTATATAGAGGTCCAATAGAGAAAGCAGCTGTACTTCTCACACGATTTGTGGCTTTAGTAACTGCATTTCTCCTGAGTTTAAGTTCTCAATAGCTAGTTTACAAGATAATGTTCACGCTGTAAACTATGGTTCTTCTAAGAGTTAGAAATTAAATGCAAACAGGGTAGGCTTCAGGTCAACTCTTCTGTACCCTATGAATGTGTAGTGTCACTTGGCTTCACAACAAGGCTACATACCACCCTCTGCTCAAAGTCATATGCAAGAGGAttacatcttttatatacagtctatgtatTTAAAAAGCTGGAACTGTGAAATTGTGACAATATATGTTTGAATGATGAAGAACAAcccacactgttttcttgatgATTGCCCAGTAatccagaaagttgattctgttcatcatcacagtgacttcttcaggctcagctgactgcaggttttcccAACTTTATAAACAGTTTGGTTGCATAACGACTGAAAGTAGCACCACTGACTAATAATGAACCATGAGCTCAGTTTCATGATCGTTAATATGCAAATGAGGGACATTTGAAAGTCAATGTGTGCCATGAACCAGCCCATACAGACAAACAAACGAAGTAATATAGTGAAAGTGTTTATGTGCCGAGAGGATCGCTGTTGAGGAAACCGAACAACCCTCTGGCTaagtcaggggtgtcaaactcaaatacacagtgggccaaaattcaaaactggaacaaagtcgcgggctaacattaatatttattgaaaaaaaaatcttcctccagatataagaatgaatcttttcttatggactcaaataagttttgctggaaaactgaatatggaacaagcacagcttaatactaaacaatatatatattagctgtataataccagtaggccagctctaatagtaatttggcatggcttcgcgggccaaatgtaattaggctgcgggccaaatttggcccgcgggccagagtttgacacctatgggcTAAGTGGATGGCACAGCACAGCAGACCTACGAGAGAGTCCAGACCAAGAATATGCAGCATGTTTACAACTACAGGCCGGTGGCCACTTTTCCACTGATGAAGATGTATACGTGTGGTTTGAGCAAGGAGTGCAATTATGTTAGAAGAGAACAGCCATCTCTGAACCAAAGAGGGGGCCTTACAGTACATCTTTCATCATATTACAGTGCTGTGATTAGCACTCGTGGTCAACAGTGGTCATAGAAATTTCAGTATTAGCAGTCTTGAAACTGGTGTTAGTCAGTGGTCCAAGTTTCAATCATTGTGCAACTGTGATGAGGTGAAACATTACATCAAGTTGTACAAAATCAACTTTCTGGAAATTCACATTGTTGCTGATTAAATTTCTTACTGTGAATATTTACAGAatgaatacaaacaaacaaacatatattTCTTCTGATTTTTCAGAGTAACACTGTCTTCACATGCTACAAATGTGAAAAGTTCTTCTCCTCTTCCGAGGAGCTCAGCAAGCATCAGGCCACCCACAGCACAGAGGAGAAGGCCTTTGTCTGCTCTTActgccagaaaagcttcttTACCTTCACCGAGGTGAGGACATGGCAGGCATTTTAAAGCTTCTTTTCTGTGCTGGAGGCTTCCAGTGTACCATTTCTTACTGTTTAATATTTTGCAGCTGAACCAACACAGACGTCACGAGTGTAAAGAACGGCGGTGTCCCTGCAGGGACTGTGGTGCTTCCTTCCCCAGCCCGTCACGACTTCGCAGCCATCGCATTGCGATGCACCCCCAGCCCCCAGAACAAGCCGATGACCTGAACACCTTCCAGTGCTGCAAATGTCATCAGAGTTTCCAGACGGAGGAAGAGCTCCTGCAGCACCAGGAGAAATTTGCCAGGGAAATAAACTGTGACGCTAAGCTGCAAGGCAAAAAACGCGGGCGTAAACCCAAGCATGCAGCTCAAGGAGCGACTGGTGACAGCAAGAGGATAAAACAAGAGGGAGCAGATAACCACGAAGAATACAGTGACCCTCCAACAGACGGCTGCTCCTCCTCCGAGCTCCAGATTCCCTGTCCCGAAGCAGACTGCGATCTCATATTTCCTTCTGTCTTAGCCCTGCGGGCACACAAGCAAGTCGGGCACAACCCACATGCGTGCATACAGTGTGACGAGAGCTTTGCTCAACGCGAGCAGCTCAGCGCACACAAGGCTACGGCTCACAACTCTAGATACACCTGCCTCACCTGTGCAAAGAGCTTTACAAGAGAAAGCAGCCTAAAGGCTCATGAGAGCACCCACACCGAGCGAGAGGAGGGAGCAGAAAATACATAATATAAAGGGAAGAGACTGCAACTCGTCATTACGTGTTTAGATTAAATGATGGTCAAAATGAAGACTGCACAGACCTGTACAGACCAGGTAGTACTCTACATGATCACCTTGGCCTTTTCTTCTTACTAATCCTTCCAGTGTAAGCTATCCTGGAAAGCCATACCAGGGTTTGCACTGTGAGGAAGCAGGATGGTTTGGAGGCAGAAGGCAGAGACATACCAGACAGTCAACTGGGAAACTTTAGTTCGTGTCCACTCACTTTAAtctcatcacagctttgttAGGTTTACCCCGCAGCTACTACTGCTTTAGCGTGAGTAAAACTGCACTTTTGTAATGTTAAAGACGTGCTAGAAATCtcgtttttctgtgtttttagtgGGTTGACTTGATCTAAAACTAAAGGTGGCGACACCAGCACATGTGCACTTACTCACACGGCCACCAGAGGTCAGTTATCTTGAACTGTAACTATATAATTCacttattttatcattttctgATGGAGGATTGTGTCTGTTGTTTTATGTTCTACAGACTATCCTTAAGAGCTTGAAAAGAAGGTAGCTGGACTTCTTTAATTTTGTCCATAATTCTGTCCATATTACCTCCACATTACCTGTAACGTATTTTATTCACTGTAGACCAACAAGTTATTTCTTACAAGTGCAGTGAATGTTTTGTATTTAGCTGAAGTCAGACACTGTAAGTCCCAAACATGATACAATCTTAAATACTACAGTACAGCAGTATATAGGGTTCTCTGTCAAGAGACAGTCAGCCTCAaggtttcatttcttttcttttttttctttgtttttcagaagtTGTTGCATTAAACCGTACTCAAATTCCTGTGCTGTCTTTGtcctttttatattattatatttacttaAATATTTATGATGTGGAAAACACTTCAGTTTGAATAAGTCTGAAAGTAAGTAATTTATGAAGaatcattttaattgttttgagGTGTTTTGGATCAAATTCTTATCTCTTTAAATCTCTACATCTAGTTGAACTCTCACCTTTTATACAGACTAGAATagactttatttattatttttttattaagtgTACTACTAATAATGTGTGGATACTATCCCCCAAATACTTGATTGTACTTTAGAACAACTACTTGACCTAATGTGTGATCAGAATGTCCCTCTGGTCCATGTTTAgatgatggcatcacacagcaGCAATGCCCAGTTGGCACTAAGGGCCTCAaggtgtggtcttctgttgcTGTAGCCAATTTGCTACGACATTTcatgtgttgtgcattcagaagTGCTCTTCTGCATTCTTTGGTTGTAATtggtggttatttgagttactattGCCTTCCTATTAGCTTATCCTTCATCAGTTCCACAAAATGGACATGATTGTTTGGGAAAATGctagcagatcagcagtttctgaaatactgaaaTAAAGCAGCCAGCCTGACACCAACAACCATTCCACATTCAAAATcactttcttcctctttgtgaTTCTcgctttgaacttcagcaggtcgtcaGATATTTGTGTGGAAGAGCAGTTGAAGTGGGAAAGGTATATGACTAAGTGGCTGTGTTTGGATAATTTTACACCACTACATTATTCAGTTAACTATATTCTGCAGTGTCTCAGATTTCAGTACTCACTACGTGGTTCCCCAGTTACAACAGTGATAGGGGCAATTCTGCTAGATCAGTGTTGTTAGGTTTTATATCATTTTACTGATGATATTTACTTAATGATGATACTTTTGAGTGCCAGACTGACTTATACTGACTTCCTTTTCATGTAAGGTATGAATATTTTACTGAGTAAATGGCCAGAGTACTGCATGAACTCTGCAGCTTTAAAATCAAAGTGAATAGATATCTGTACTTATTTGACATTTTAGAGAACTGAAACAACAACTTTGCTGTTTTAAATTATCTTAAAAGCTGACAAATACTCTCCCTTACTTGcatgcgtacacacacacacacacacacacacacacacatacagagttaTTTAGgacagaaaacacaactttaactTATTAAGGTTAATATTTGGCTATTTGTGTTTCCCAGAAGAAAGAAACCAATCTCTAATAGTTGTCAATACATGACAGACCAGAGGACTATGACGACTGCTGGAAACATACCTTCTAAATTTTAACTTGATGTTTTATTGGTTCTAAatagtttttatttaataacaaaattagaaatgaaATACTTAAGACGTATTTTAGatgctttaagaaaaaaagaaaacactagaGATCCAGAGTGTGCAAAGTAAGAAATTTTAGGTATTATAGAAATAATATTGCTAagatttacaaaacaaaaaaacagagtgaTTTTAGTATGAaagaacatttttctttaaccAAATCTGATACGTGTAACTGCTTGAATAAAGTTCATCGAGTTGTACCACTGTGGGCGGGGTTTACCGGTGGTAAGAAGCGGACAGTACcactgtttttatatttattacatCCTTTGTTTAAACTTATATTTCAAGAGTGACCTGGCCAGAGAGCACCAAACACAGTAGTTgatattattaaatgtataactgatCTTAGAGTGGATCTAAGAGGAGTGCCACTGACCTTGAggagattatttatttatttattggcaaTGACTTTTGTGAGTTAATTTACTTCATGCTAACCAGCTCTAACAATTTTATCTCTTTCTACCTAGTCCACAGTTCTTATACTACTACTATTGTTGTTGAACTCATTTAATTAcaatcttcttcctcctcttctctcagCTGCTCCCTCTAGGTGTCGCCACAGAGGATCATCTGCTTTCATTTAATCCTATCTTTAGTATCATCCCCTGTCACATGAACCCTCTGCatgtatatccactatccctcctctgcacattgTCAAAccatctctctcttcctctctaacTGTCCAAACCCCTCAACCTGATCTGTCCGTCTGACGTGCTCATTTTTAATCCTGACCTTCATCTTGGCCTCTCCAAACTGTACATCATAGCAGGTTTCCATATTGTCTGTAAATCATCCCTTTCAAACAATTATTTAGAATATAGACTTTGCAGATCATTGCATTGTGAGTTTATATTTTACACTATATTCAAACTTATTGCTTGAAGaaacacatgtttttttttttttacaattattcaatttaaatttgCACATTTATAGCATAAAGTAAGTGACAGTTATATGGCTACAGGAAGCTTAGGAGTGCCACTCCTGCTTGGTGTTGGGGTTAAAGCTACATAAGGAAAGGTTACATAAGCacactttaaagaaaaactaaacattAAGCACACCACcaaaaaacacatgcatgcaaTAAGCAATATAAAAGAGGTTAGCTGGACCATAAAGTGTCTATTGACTTCCAGTCTGCAGTTATTGAACAACCAaagtataataaaaaaaaaaacataagatGAAAAGAATGTGGATATACTGATACTGCTgttgtgagagtgtgtgtaagTGTTTACTTTGCATCAGTAACATCTCATAGTTTCCAGTTTACTGGAGTGGGAGTACCGTGGCACCTCTGCGGGGCGGAAAGTTCgttttcccatgatgcactagTGCCTCTTTCTATCTCGCGCCTTTGCGTCGCAGCAGTCATCTTGCCACTCATCGCTGCAGCCACTCTCTGCTGGCGCGCCGTCCGTGTTGTTGTGTAGTAAATAATGGCGGCATCGGGAGGCGGATTATCTTCTCCCGCTGCTGTCGCGGGCTTGAGTAGCCAGACACCGGCCCGGGCTCGTTTTCCGGGCCGGCCGTGCACGCTTCGCAGCAGGCAGCGTTCGGAGAAACGTACCAGACGCGGAAGGTTGGGCTCGGAGGAGACGGAGCTGCCTACCGGAGGGCCGAGGCCCGTCAACATCGGCCTCGCGTTAAGCGAGGATCCGTCCCTCCTGCGCCTCCTTGGGCTGGAGGAGAAGCACAGGCGGCGGAGAGATGCGGGTTTCGAGTCCAGCAACAGCGAGGAGGTAAATAAGCTAAACATAGCGTGTCGGCTCTACGGGAAACAGTCGCCTTAAAAGACGAATAAAGGCAGTTATTCAAAAAGAGCTGCATTCAAAGGCTCTCTTTCCTTAGTAAGCGTATTTTAGCTGACGTACCGCTAGTTAGCGACAGTGTAGCTAGCAACAGAAGCTAGCCGCCTGCCTGTAGGGTAAGCTTCATTTAGTTTTAGCCAACAGTGATCCCACACTGTAAATGTAGCTGGCCGCttgtgtttgcagtgttttagTGAGGATTATAGATGTGTATTGTTAGTGTGATGACTTCTGTACATATTTGAAGttcgttgtttgttttaaaatgatcaTATCAAAGCTGTACGCTCGTTTACATATATAGAGATCAAGCCTGTGTC is a window of Maylandia zebra isolate NMK-2024a linkage group LG22, Mzebra_GT3a, whole genome shotgun sequence DNA encoding:
- the LOC101481343 gene encoding uncharacterized protein LOC101481343, producing MEMMKIEQVVVGNDMRSTSAEMKPEPLVAPYQHESLQCFQCFITFCNSKAKERHMRKSHRDQYKQQLQQSNTVFTCYKCEKFFSSSEELSKHQATHSTEEKAFVCSYCQKSFFTFTELNQHRRHECKERRCPCRDCGASFPSPSRLRSHRIAMHPQPPEQADDLNTFQCCKCHQSFQTEEELLQHQEKFAREINCDAKLQGKKRGRKPKHAAQGATGDSKRIKQEGADNHEEYSDPPTDGCSSSELQIPCPEADCDLIFPSVLALRAHKQVGHNPHACIQCDESFAQREQLSAHKATAHNSRYTCLTCAKSFTRESSLKAHESTHTEREEGAENT